In Petrotoga mexicana DSM 14811, a single window of DNA contains:
- a CDS encoding 4Fe-4S dicluster domain-containing protein, which translates to MQTTKKHFKVIINYNYCKKCGICSWICPVDAIIEQEFGKPVVPDSEKCTGCLQCERMCPDFAISIKQIDQ; encoded by the coding sequence ATGCAAACTACTAAAAAACATTTTAAAGTGATAATAAATTATAACTATTGTAAAAAATGTGGTATCTGTTCTTGGATTTGCCCAGTAGATGCTATAATAGAACAAGAGTTTGGTAAGCCAGTTGTTCCAGATTCAGAAAAATGTACTGGATGTTTGCAATGTGAACGAATGTGCCCGGATTTTGCGATAAGTATTAAACAAATAGATCAATAA
- a CDS encoding sodium ion-translocating decarboxylase subunit beta yields MLSEGILNFFSSTGFINLSWPQVFMILLGLIIIYFAISKHAEPLLLIPLGFGMVIANIPPELTGILMPPQNGQPGGLLWYIKLGLDTGIYPPLIFLGIGALTDFSYLIANPKLILLGGAAQVGIFISFLLASFLGFDLHSAAAIGIIGGADGPTSIYIASKFSPDILPVIAVAAYSYISLIPVLQPFVSKLFTSKRERKIRMRRLREVSKRERIIFPIITTVVVSLMVPQSLPLVGMLMLGNLLKESGVTGRLAEAASRYILDTVTILLMLSVGVSATADIFLSLVTLKIILLGAVAFIVAITSGIGFAKLMNLFVKDKINPLIGAAGVSAVPDSARVAQHIAQETDPGNFILMHAMGPNVSGVIGSAIAAGLFLSIL; encoded by the coding sequence ATGCTATCGGAAGGCATACTCAACTTTTTTTCAAGTACTGGATTTATAAATCTTTCTTGGCCTCAAGTTTTTATGATACTTCTTGGATTGATTATTATCTATTTTGCTATATCTAAACATGCAGAACCACTACTTTTAATTCCATTGGGTTTTGGTATGGTTATAGCTAACATTCCCCCGGAATTAACAGGTATTCTTATGCCTCCTCAGAATGGTCAACCGGGCGGATTGTTGTGGTATATAAAATTGGGACTGGATACGGGGATCTATCCGCCATTGATTTTTTTGGGTATTGGAGCACTAACTGATTTTTCTTATTTGATTGCAAACCCAAAATTGATACTTCTCGGTGGAGCAGCACAAGTAGGGATATTTATTAGTTTTTTACTGGCAAGTTTTTTGGGATTTGATCTTCATTCTGCGGCGGCAATAGGTATTATTGGAGGTGCCGATGGTCCAACTTCTATATACATAGCTTCCAAATTTTCTCCTGATATATTGCCTGTCATAGCTGTTGCAGCCTATTCTTATATTTCACTTATTCCAGTACTACAGCCCTTTGTTTCAAAGTTATTTACCTCTAAGAGGGAAAGAAAAATAAGAATGAGAAGGTTAAGGGAAGTTTCTAAAAGAGAAAGAATCATTTTTCCTATAATAACAACTGTTGTAGTTTCTTTAATGGTTCCCCAATCTCTACCTTTAGTAGGAATGCTTATGTTGGGAAACTTGTTGAAAGAATCCGGGGTAACGGGTAGATTGGCCGAAGCAGCCTCTCGATATATTTTAGACACTGTAACAATACTTTTAATGTTATCGGTAGGGGTGTCGGCGACGGCTGATATATTTTTGTCATTGGTAACCTTAAAAATCATATTGTTAGGAGCAGTTGCGTTTATAGTTGCAATAACAAGTGGAATAGGATTCGCAAAATTAATGAATTTGTTCGTTAAAGATAAAATTAATCCATTAATCGGTGCTGCAGGTGTTTCAGCGGTTCCTGATTCAGCTCGTGTAGCCCAACATATTGCTCAAGAGACCGATCCGGGTAACTTCATTTTAATGCATGCAATGGGACCAAACGTTTCAGGGGTAATAGGTTCAGCTATAGCTGCAGGTTTATTTTTAAGTATACTTTAA